A window of the Barnesiella propionica genome harbors these coding sequences:
- a CDS encoding LysR family transcriptional regulator, with product MIDFRLKVFCSVARNLSFTKASKELFISQPAISKHIQELEAEYKIRLFERKGTHISLTADGELLLSHAEKILGQYRQLDFEMNLLSERHMGELRLGASTTIAQYVLPGYLASFIQKFKHIKLSLVNGNTREIEKALDEHRIDLGLVEGYSRQSHLHYTPFMKDELVLVTRTSGKLAELDEITLSELQKLPIVLREAGSGSLEVLENSLNEHHIKLSSLQIVMQLGSTESIKRFIENTDCLGIISIQAVMNELTTGKLRIIDIEDFSCERMFCFVQKQGEGNGLEKDFIRYVTKQF from the coding sequence ATGATCGACTTCAGACTGAAAGTCTTTTGCAGTGTAGCCCGGAACCTGAGTTTCACAAAAGCTTCAAAAGAATTATTTATAAGCCAGCCGGCAATCAGTAAACATATACAAGAACTGGAAGCTGAATATAAAATACGTCTTTTCGAACGCAAAGGAACCCATATTTCACTTACAGCCGATGGAGAACTACTGTTAAGCCATGCTGAAAAAATCCTGGGACAATACCGGCAACTTGATTTTGAAATGAATTTATTGAGCGAACGCCATATGGGAGAGTTGAGACTGGGAGCGAGTACCACTATCGCACAATACGTACTGCCCGGTTACTTGGCTTCTTTTATACAAAAATTCAAGCATATCAAACTCTCTCTCGTTAACGGAAATACACGAGAAATTGAAAAAGCATTGGACGAACACAGGATAGACCTCGGATTGGTCGAAGGCTACAGCCGCCAGTCTCACCTGCACTATACTCCGTTCATGAAAGATGAATTGGTACTGGTAACGCGTACATCCGGGAAATTGGCCGAACTGGATGAAATAACATTAAGCGAACTTCAAAAATTGCCTATAGTACTTCGGGAAGCAGGTTCGGGAAGCCTGGAAGTTCTTGAGAATTCTTTAAACGAGCACCATATCAAGCTATCTTCTCTTCAAATCGTCATGCAACTGGGAAGCACCGAAAGTATAAAACGCTTTATAGAAAATACCGACTGCCTGGGAATAATCTCTATCCAAGCAGTGATGAATGAGCTTACAACCGGCAAATTAAGAATTATAGATATAGAGGATTTTTCTTGCGAACGGATGTTTTGTTTCGTACAAAAGCAAGGGGAAGGCAACGGGCTGGAAAAAGATTTTATCCGTTATGTAACAAAGCAGTTTTAA
- a CDS encoding shikimate dehydrogenase family protein: MKQIYGLIGYPLIHSFSKSYFNEKFEMEKINAEYINFEIPRIEELKRIIDTNPGLAGMNVTIPYKEKVIAYMDEMDETAARIGAVNVIKFIRSKGRLTLKGYNSDVVGFTDSISPLLTPERNKALVLGTGGAAKAVFCGLESLKIEPTYVSRTATPGRLTYAELTPDIMDTHKIIINTTPVGMYPHEDNCPDIPYHLMNSQHLCYDLIYNPDETLFMKKAKQYGAEAKNGLEMLLLQAFAAWNIWNE, from the coding sequence ATGAAACAGATCTACGGGCTAATCGGCTACCCGCTCATTCATTCTTTTTCGAAATCATATTTCAATGAGAAGTTCGAGATGGAAAAAATAAATGCCGAATATATAAACTTCGAAATTCCCCGAATTGAAGAATTAAAAAGAATTATAGACACAAACCCTGGACTTGCAGGAATGAACGTCACCATTCCATACAAGGAAAAAGTCATCGCCTATATGGATGAAATGGATGAAACGGCCGCCCGTATCGGAGCGGTAAATGTAATAAAATTCATCCGTTCGAAAGGAAGGCTCACATTAAAAGGCTATAACTCCGATGTCGTAGGTTTTACCGACTCTATAAGTCCGCTACTCACGCCGGAGCGGAATAAGGCGCTGGTATTAGGAACCGGAGGCGCCGCCAAAGCCGTATTTTGCGGGCTGGAATCTTTAAAAATAGAACCTACATACGTTTCCCGAACAGCCACACCCGGCCGCCTGACTTACGCGGAATTGACACCAGACATCATGGACACGCATAAAATAATTATTAATACCACTCCGGTAGGTATGTACCCGCATGAAGACAATTGTCCTGACATCCCTTATCATTTAATGAACAGCCAACATTTGTGTTACGACCTGATTTACAATCCGGACGAAACGCTTTTCATGAAAAAGGCAAAGCAATATGGAGCAGAAGCAAAGAACGGACTGGAAATGCTCCTTCTTCAGGCATTCGCTGCCTGGAACATATGGAATGAATAA
- the gldB gene encoding gliding motility lipoprotein GldB: MSKILYRKLKTGILTISIIFIATACKDSKRKIITTQILPIHIERFDRHLPEYVSSEDSVFRDNFRKKYSPFFSLYCQSILKLSPETAPGYLPGLKRFVSDTAVKVLYADCEDEYSDMSDLENNLSEAFGRYGAFFPEYKVPRILSHVSGLGVPVIIADSLISVSIDNYLGSDYRLYKGLFYDYELKSKIRRQIPLDIISAVIYTEEPFRKENATLLDHIVYEGAVIYLLEQIFPDKKEEDLLGFSQEQLDWCRKNESKIWNKMVSEKHLFSGDMLLQNKYLNPAPFTSPLTAESPGRTGRWIGYQLVKAYLRNVPEANITDIIRQDMANTVLKQSKYKG; this comes from the coding sequence ATGAGTAAGATCCTGTACAGAAAATTAAAAACCGGTATTTTAACCATCAGTATTATATTTATCGCTACCGCCTGTAAAGACAGCAAGCGAAAAATCATAACAACACAAATACTTCCCATCCATATTGAACGTTTTGACCGGCATCTGCCTGAATATGTATCTTCAGAAGATTCCGTATTCCGGGATAATTTCAGAAAAAAATATTCACCTTTTTTTTCCTTGTATTGTCAATCCATATTAAAACTTTCTCCGGAAACTGCCCCAGGATACCTTCCCGGGTTAAAACGATTCGTCAGCGATACGGCTGTTAAGGTACTATACGCCGACTGTGAGGATGAATACTCGGATATGTCGGACCTGGAGAATAATTTATCCGAAGCTTTCGGACGATACGGAGCTTTCTTCCCGGAATACAAAGTCCCCCGGATTCTATCGCATGTATCAGGTCTGGGTGTTCCTGTTATCATCGCAGACAGCCTTATTTCCGTATCCATAGACAATTACCTTGGAAGTGATTATCGGTTATATAAAGGCCTCTTTTATGATTACGAGCTAAAAAGTAAAATACGGCGTCAAATTCCTCTGGATATAATATCAGCTGTTATTTATACCGAAGAACCTTTCCGGAAAGAAAATGCCACCCTACTGGACCATATTGTTTATGAAGGTGCTGTGATATACCTGCTTGAACAGATATTCCCCGATAAAAAGGAAGAAGATCTTCTCGGTTTCAGTCAAGAGCAACTGGACTGGTGCCGGAAAAATGAATCTAAAATATGGAACAAAATGGTAAGTGAAAAACATCTGTTCTCGGGCGATATGCTTTTACAAAACAAATATTTGAACCCGGCTCCTTTTACTTCCCCTTTAACGGCTGAATCTCCCGGAAGAACCGGCCGATGGATCGGGTACCAGTTGGTGAAAGCATATCTCAGGAATGTACCGGAAGCAAATATTACAGACATCATCCGGCAAGACATGGCAAATACCGTTTTAAAACAATCGAAGTACAAAGGATAA
- a CDS encoding N-acetylmuramoyl-L-alanine amidase family protein, with protein sequence MNITKIIGKVAILTMIMICAFPAGYAKDFVLVIDAGHGGHDSGAIGAHAKEKNINLGVALKLGKMVKENIPGVKVVYTRKNDTFLTLQERADVANKAGGDLFISIHTNSVDRKSPNRKSVNGASTYTLGLHRTRENLEVAKRENSVILLEKDFSTRYEGFDPNSSESYIIFEFQQDKHMEQSVNFASDIQRQFRSVAGRADKGVRQAGFWVLAKTSMPSVLVELDFICNPKVENFLSSEEGQRKMAKSIYNAFVAFKSDYDRKQNSNRSKAENTRENLPVEQVVELPEEKNKNVSQKQVTDNEQKSAVNNTGKTVYKIQLLTSPKKLPLSSSHFKGLSSKSIDYYYENNLYKYTYGEFTSQAEIRREFSKIKKTFKDAFIVSFKDGKRVK encoded by the coding sequence ATGAATATTACAAAGATAATAGGTAAAGTCGCTATCCTGACCATGATTATGATATGTGCATTTCCTGCCGGTTATGCCAAAGATTTTGTTTTGGTAATAGATGCAGGACATGGAGGACATGATTCCGGCGCAATAGGGGCTCACGCTAAAGAAAAGAATATTAACCTGGGAGTTGCTCTTAAGCTGGGTAAAATGGTGAAAGAGAATATTCCTGGTGTAAAAGTAGTCTATACCCGTAAGAACGATACATTTCTTACCTTGCAGGAACGGGCTGATGTAGCGAATAAAGCCGGAGGAGATTTGTTCATTTCTATTCATACCAATTCGGTGGACCGTAAATCTCCCAACCGCAAATCGGTGAACGGTGCATCTACCTATACGTTAGGGCTCCATCGTACCCGGGAGAATCTGGAAGTCGCTAAAAGGGAAAACTCCGTTATATTATTGGAAAAAGATTTTTCTACCCGTTATGAAGGTTTCGATCCTAATTCGTCCGAGTCTTATATTATTTTTGAATTTCAGCAGGATAAGCATATGGAACAAAGCGTGAATTTCGCATCTGATATACAACGTCAATTTAGATCGGTTGCCGGACGTGCGGATAAGGGTGTGAGACAAGCGGGATTCTGGGTGCTGGCTAAAACCAGTATGCCGTCGGTGTTGGTTGAGCTTGATTTTATTTGTAATCCTAAGGTTGAGAATTTTCTTTCTTCGGAAGAAGGCCAGCGTAAAATGGCAAAATCTATATATAACGCTTTTGTGGCGTTTAAGTCCGACTACGACAGAAAACAAAATTCTAATCGGTCTAAAGCGGAGAATACCCGGGAAAACCTTCCGGTGGAGCAGGTAGTGGAATTACCGGAAGAAAAAAATAAGAATGTTTCGCAGAAACAAGTAACGGACAATGAACAAAAGAGCGCGGTTAACAATACCGGGAAAACAGTGTATAAGATACAGCTGTTAACTTCGCCTAAAAAGTTACCTTTGAGTTCTTCTCATTTCAAAGGTCTCTCTTCCAAATCGATCGATTATTACTATGAGAATAATCTTTATAAGTATACGTATGGAGAATTTACCAGTCAGGCAGAGATAAGACGGGAATTTTCTAAGATAAAGAAGACTTTTAAAGATGCTTTTATTGTTTCTTTTAAGGATGGTAAAAGAGTAAAGTAA
- a CDS encoding MlaD family protein: MKKLFTKEVVIALSVIVSVAILVTGINYLKGVNILKPTNYYNIQYHNVTGLTVSTPVLIDGFKVGLVREIVYDYEKPGNINVEIDLDKKLKIPEGSKAIIEVDMLGTASIVLKLNKYVSEYHKVGDYLEGEVNQGLMGKLQNDIIPQAANLLPKLDSILVCVQAIVSNPALGSSITRLDRMTAELESSSIQLSRMMKKDIPVILGNVSEISSNVNTLTGDLQELPLKSTMNSVNETAENLKFITGQLRATDNTVGLLINDRSLYDRLNSTVGNADSLLVDLRLHPKRYVHFSVFGRK; this comes from the coding sequence ATGAAGAAACTATTTACGAAAGAGGTGGTTATTGCCCTTTCGGTTATCGTAAGTGTAGCGATTTTAGTGACCGGGATAAATTATCTTAAAGGTGTAAATATACTTAAGCCTACTAATTATTATAATATACAATATCATAATGTAACCGGTCTTACGGTTTCTACCCCTGTGCTGATCGACGGATTTAAAGTCGGTTTGGTACGGGAAATCGTATATGACTATGAAAAACCCGGTAATATCAATGTAGAAATTGATCTGGATAAAAAATTGAAAATTCCCGAAGGAAGTAAAGCCATTATTGAGGTCGATATGTTAGGTACGGCTTCTATCGTATTGAAATTAAATAAATATGTGAGTGAATATCACAAAGTAGGGGATTATTTAGAAGGAGAAGTAAATCAGGGTCTGATGGGGAAATTACAGAACGACATTATACCCCAGGCCGCTAATTTGTTGCCTAAGCTGGACAGTATTCTCGTATGCGTGCAAGCTATCGTTTCAAATCCGGCCCTCGGTTCTTCTATTACCCGTTTGGACCGGATGACGGCAGAGTTGGAATCATCTTCGATACAATTGTCCCGGATGATGAAAAAAGATATTCCCGTAATATTAGGAAATGTATCGGAAATATCTTCCAATGTAAATACTTTAACTGGCGATTTACAGGAGTTACCTCTGAAAAGTACGATGAATTCGGTAAATGAAACGGCAGAAAACCTTAAGTTCATAACGGGACAATTACGGGCTACGGACAATACGGTGGGACTTCTTATCAATGACCGTTCTTTATATGACCGCTTGAACAGTACGGTAGGAAATGCCGATTCTTTATTGGTGGATTTGAGGTTACATCCGAAACGTTATGTGCATTTCTCAGTATTTGGTAGAAAATAA
- the dnaA gene encoding chromosomal replication initiator protein DnaA yields the protein MSSDYVTLWDRCLSIIKDNVQEANFDKWFKPIVPLSLDNNVLNIQVPSYFFVERLEGAYLPLLKSTLCRVFGNGIKLRYTALVIEKPKATVTQDSTNHSIRIEQQRKKTDAQPSVTVADPFRQPEYCDLDPQLNPVYTFDSYYSGESNKLARTAAESIASDPGNTPFNPLFLFGESGVGKTHLIQAIGIKIKENNPRARVLYISSHLFLVQYTNAVRNNTVNDFINFYQSIDVLLMDDIQEFAGKQGTQNTFFHIFNHLHQNKKQLVLTSDRPPVELDGMLPRLLTRFKWGLTAKVERPDYELRRNILMNKVVHDGLAIPEPVIDYIARNVTDNVRDLEGIIVSLMAHATIFNREVDIDLADRVLSNSVKIEKKQITAESIKDTVCGYFNIEPRLLQAKSRKSEIVQARHISMFLAKKYTELSLACIGDVIGKRDHATVLHACKTIGERMAVDKSLKAALGEIEELLQK from the coding sequence ATGAGTTCAGATTATGTCACACTTTGGGACCGCTGTTTGAGCATTATAAAAGATAATGTGCAAGAGGCTAATTTTGATAAATGGTTTAAGCCGATTGTACCATTGAGTCTTGATAATAATGTATTGAATATTCAGGTGCCATCTTACTTTTTTGTCGAGAGACTGGAAGGTGCATATTTACCATTGCTTAAAAGTACGCTTTGTCGTGTATTTGGCAATGGTATAAAGCTTCGATATACCGCATTGGTTATTGAAAAGCCTAAGGCTACCGTAACTCAGGATAGCACGAATCATTCGATCCGTATTGAGCAACAGAGAAAAAAAACTGATGCGCAGCCTTCTGTTACAGTTGCCGATCCTTTTCGGCAGCCGGAATATTGTGATCTGGACCCTCAGTTAAATCCGGTCTATACGTTCGATAGTTATTATTCAGGCGAAAGTAATAAGCTGGCTCGTACGGCAGCCGAGTCTATAGCTTCCGATCCCGGAAATACACCTTTTAACCCTTTGTTTTTATTTGGAGAATCGGGGGTGGGAAAAACCCATTTAATACAGGCTATCGGGATTAAAATAAAAGAAAACAATCCGCGCGCCCGTGTATTATATATATCTTCTCATCTTTTTCTGGTACAATATACCAATGCCGTGCGTAATAATACGGTAAACGATTTTATTAATTTCTATCAAAGCATCGATGTATTATTGATGGATGATATTCAGGAGTTTGCCGGAAAGCAAGGTACACAAAATACATTCTTCCATATATTTAATCATCTTCATCAAAATAAGAAACAGTTGGTACTGACCTCAGACCGTCCCCCTGTGGAACTGGACGGAATGTTGCCTCGTTTGCTGACCCGTTTTAAATGGGGATTAACGGCCAAAGTGGAACGTCCGGATTATGAACTTCGCAGGAATATCCTGATGAATAAGGTAGTACACGACGGTCTGGCCATTCCGGAGCCGGTTATTGATTATATTGCACGTAACGTAACGGATAATGTACGTGACTTGGAAGGTATTATAGTTTCTCTTATGGCTCATGCTACTATATTTAACCGCGAGGTCGATATCGATCTGGCCGACCGGGTACTGAGTAATAGCGTGAAAATCGAGAAAAAGCAGATAACTGCTGAGTCTATAAAAGATACGGTTTGCGGGTATTTTAATATAGAACCGCGTCTTTTGCAGGCTAAGTCAAGAAAAAGCGAAATCGTGCAAGCTCGTCATATATCTATGTTTCTGGCTAAAAAATATACCGAACTGTCATTGGCTTGTATTGGAGATGTTATAGGAAAACGCGACCATGCTACTGTATTACATGCCTGTAAGACCATCGGAGAGCGTATGGCGGTGGATAAATCTTTAAAGGCGGCACTGGGTGAAATAGAAGAACTGTTACAAAAATAG
- a CDS encoding nitroreductase family protein: MLDTLKNRRTIRKYSNRDISDELLNELLEISFRAPTTGNMQVYSVVITRDTDNKKKLAPAHFNQPTVTQAPVVLTFCADFNRFIKWCRYRNANPGYENFQSFVTAALDAVIVTQQFNTAAEAVGLGCCYLGTTTYNAPQIVEILNLPRYVIPITTLTVGYPEDIPEQTERLPLEAIVHYETYSDYSKDDIDRLYLEKESDPANKQYIIENQKETLAQIFTDIRYTKENNEIYSKVLLDLIKKQGFEF, encoded by the coding sequence ATGTTAGACACTTTAAAAAACAGAAGAACAATACGCAAATACAGCAATAGAGACATCAGTGACGAATTACTGAACGAACTTCTTGAAATCTCCTTCAGAGCTCCTACTACGGGAAATATGCAGGTATATAGCGTCGTAATAACACGAGATACCGATAACAAGAAAAAACTGGCACCAGCTCATTTTAATCAACCTACTGTCACACAAGCACCTGTAGTTCTTACTTTTTGTGCAGATTTCAACCGTTTTATAAAATGGTGTAGATACAGGAATGCTAATCCCGGATATGAAAATTTCCAGTCATTTGTAACGGCCGCTTTAGATGCAGTCATCGTAACACAACAATTCAATACGGCGGCCGAAGCGGTAGGATTGGGATGTTGTTATCTGGGAACTACGACCTACAACGCACCACAAATCGTGGAAATATTGAACCTCCCCCGGTATGTAATACCTATAACCACTCTTACGGTAGGATACCCGGAAGATATACCGGAACAAACAGAACGTCTGCCTTTAGAAGCTATCGTACATTACGAAACCTACTCAGACTATAGTAAGGATGATATAGACCGCCTTTACCTCGAGAAAGAATCAGATCCGGCAAACAAACAGTATATAATTGAAAATCAAAAAGAAACACTCGCCCAGATTTTCACTGATATACGATATACGAAAGAAAATAACGAAATTTATTCTAAAGTGCTGCTTGACCTCATAAAAAAGCAAGGATTCGAATTCTGA
- a CDS encoding adenosylcobalamin-dependent ribonucleoside-diphosphate reductase, whose product MKSTVYTYDEALAASLEYFKGDELAARVWVNKYALKDSYGNIYEKTPDDMHWRLASEVARMESKYPNPLSAQELFDLMARFKYIVPQGSPMSGIGNNYQVGSLSNCFVIGLDGAPDSYGGIIKIDEEQVQLMKRRGGVGHDLSHIRPKGTPVKNSALTSTGLVPFMERYSNSTREVAQDGRRGALMLSVSIKHPDSEAFIDAKMTEGKVTGANVSVKIHDDFMKAAIAGEPYTQQYPIDAKEPGTTKTVDAQAIWKKIVHNAWKSAEPGVLFWDTITRESVPDCYADLGFKTVSTNPCGEIPLCPYDSCRLLAVNLYAYVVNPFTPEAYFDFELFKKHIALAQRIMDDIIDLEMEKIDKIIAKIASDPETAEVKETELHLWNKIRTKTLKGRRTGVGTTAEGDMIAALGLRYGTEEATDFSEKVHKILALAAYRSSVDMARERGSFEIYDAKREENNPFISRLREADPDLYEDMVKYGRRNIACLTIAPTGTTSLMTQTTSGIEPVFMPVYRRRRKVNPNDPQVRIDFVDESGDAYEEYVVYHHKFVTWMENAGIEVRSDYSQEEIDKLVEKSPYYKATSNDVDWMQKVRMQGRVQKWVDHSISVTINLPADVTEELVGNLYVEAWKSGCKGCTVYRDGSRSGVLIAAKKEEKKPVVAPEEIKRPIELEADVVRFQNNKEKWIAFVGLKDNKPYEIFTGLADDEDGIFCPKNVVKGKIIKAVDEDGTKRYDFQFINKRGYKTTIEGLSDKFNPEYWNYAKLISGVLRYGMPIDQVLKLISSLELDSQSINSWKNGVERALKKYLPNGTKANGQTCPHCGQETLVYQEGCLICTSCGTSKCG is encoded by the coding sequence GTGAAATCTACAGTTTACACTTACGATGAAGCATTGGCCGCTTCATTGGAGTATTTTAAGGGCGACGAGCTGGCTGCTCGTGTATGGGTAAATAAGTACGCTCTTAAAGATTCGTATGGAAATATCTACGAAAAAACACCCGATGACATGCATTGGCGTTTAGCCAGTGAAGTAGCTCGTATGGAGAGCAAATATCCGAATCCGTTATCGGCTCAGGAGTTGTTTGATCTTATGGCCCGGTTTAAATATATCGTGCCTCAGGGTAGTCCGATGAGCGGTATAGGTAATAATTATCAGGTAGGGTCCTTATCCAATTGTTTTGTAATAGGGTTGGACGGGGCTCCTGACTCGTACGGCGGGATTATTAAAATAGACGAAGAACAGGTACAACTGATGAAGCGTCGGGGAGGTGTAGGTCATGATCTTTCACATATTCGTCCTAAAGGCACTCCGGTGAAAAATTCTGCATTGACCTCTACCGGTTTGGTTCCTTTTATGGAGCGTTATTCCAATTCTACCCGTGAGGTGGCTCAGGATGGGCGCCGGGGGGCATTGATGCTTTCTGTATCTATAAAACACCCTGATTCGGAGGCTTTTATCGATGCTAAGATGACCGAGGGAAAAGTAACGGGTGCAAATGTTTCCGTAAAGATACATGATGATTTCATGAAAGCTGCGATAGCAGGAGAGCCTTATACACAACAATATCCTATAGATGCGAAAGAACCGGGAACGACGAAAACTGTAGATGCCCAGGCTATCTGGAAAAAGATAGTACATAATGCCTGGAAGTCTGCAGAACCGGGCGTACTTTTCTGGGATACGATAACCCGGGAATCTGTTCCCGACTGTTATGCCGATTTAGGATTCAAGACTGTTTCGACCAATCCCTGTGGAGAAATACCTTTGTGCCCTTATGACAGTTGCCGGTTACTGGCTGTGAACCTATATGCTTATGTAGTTAATCCGTTTACACCGGAAGCCTATTTCGATTTCGAGCTTTTCAAGAAACATATTGCTCTGGCTCAGCGTATCATGGACGATATTATCGATCTTGAAATGGAAAAGATAGATAAAATTATCGCCAAAATAGCATCGGATCCGGAGACTGCCGAAGTGAAAGAAACAGAACTTCACTTGTGGAATAAGATACGTACAAAGACGCTCAAAGGACGCAGGACCGGGGTAGGAACAACAGCCGAGGGAGATATGATAGCCGCATTGGGATTGCGGTATGGTACCGAAGAGGCAACCGATTTCTCGGAAAAGGTACATAAAATATTGGCATTGGCCGCCTACCGTTCTTCTGTAGATATGGCTCGTGAACGTGGCTCATTCGAAATATATGATGCAAAAAGGGAAGAAAATAATCCCTTTATATCCCGTTTACGCGAAGCCGATCCTGATTTATATGAGGATATGGTAAAATATGGACGCCGTAACATTGCTTGTCTGACAATTGCGCCAACGGGAACAACCAGCTTGATGACACAAACAACTTCCGGTATAGAGCCGGTATTTATGCCGGTATATCGCCGCCGCCGTAAAGTGAATCCGAATGATCCTCAGGTTCGCATCGATTTTGTGGACGAGTCGGGAGATGCCTATGAAGAATATGTGGTATATCACCATAAATTCGTTACCTGGATGGAAAATGCCGGAATAGAAGTACGTTCTGATTACAGCCAGGAAGAAATTGATAAACTGGTGGAGAAGTCTCCTTATTATAAAGCAACCTCCAATGATGTGGACTGGATGCAGAAAGTCCGTATGCAGGGACGGGTACAAAAATGGGTCGACCACTCTATTAGTGTAACGATTAACTTACCTGCCGATGTGACCGAAGAATTGGTCGGTAATCTTTATGTGGAAGCCTGGAAATCGGGATGTAAAGGATGTACGGTATACCGTGACGGTTCCCGTTCCGGTGTGCTTATTGCAGCAAAGAAAGAAGAAAAGAAACCGGTCGTTGCTCCCGAAGAGATCAAACGTCCTATTGAGCTGGAAGCAGATGTCGTACGTTTCCAGAATAATAAAGAAAAGTGGATCGCTTTCGTGGGGTTGAAAGATAACAAACCTTATGAAATATTTACCGGACTTGCCGATGACGAGGATGGTATATTTTGTCCTAAGAATGTGGTGAAGGGAAAGATCATCAAAGCTGTAGACGAGGATGGTACAAAACGTTATGACTTTCAGTTTATTAATAAGAGAGGATATAAAACAACGATTGAAGGGCTGTCCGATAAGTTCAATCCCGAGTACTGGAACTATGCCAAATTGATTTCTGGAGTGTTGAGATACGGTATGCCTATCGACCAGGTTCTCAAATTAATTTCCAGTCTGGAACTCGACAGCCAGTCTATTAATAGCTGGAAAAACGGTGTAGAGCGTGCCTTGAAAAAATATTTGCCGAACGGGACTAAGGCGAACGGTCAGACATGTCCTCATTGCGGACAGGAAACACTCGTTTATCAGGAAGGTTGTCTTATATGCACTTCATGCGGGACTTCCAAATGCGGATAA